The Micromonospora sp. NBC_00421 DNA window CGAGCCGGCGATGCGGCCGGTGGGGTGTACCGGTCGACCCCGGTCGCTCCGGAGCCGCCGGAGCCGGCACTGCCCCCGGAGCCAGCACTGCCCCCGGAGCCGGTCCGGCCGCCCACCCCGCCGACCCCGGCACCGGAGCCCACCCCGGAACCGCCACCGCCGCCGAAACCCGCTCCCGGGCCGGCCCCGAGCCCGTCGCCGTTCACTCCCGAGCCGCCGGCGCCCGGTCCGTTTCCCGCGCCGGTTCCGCCGCTGCCCGGTCCCGTCCCGGTCCCACCCGGGCCGGTCCCACCCGTACCCGGGCCGCCGGTGCCGCCCCCGGGTCCGGCGGTGCCTCCGCCTCCGCCGTCGCCCGGCCCGATGCCGGCGCCTCCGTTCCCGCCGCCACCGGCCATGCCCGACCGGCCGAACCCGACGCCCACCTTCCGGGCCAGCGCCCCCGCCACCGCCACCCCGCCCGGCGGGGCCGTCCCCACGCCCGGCAGCACCGTCCCCACGCCCGGCGGGGCCGCCACCGCGCCCGGCAGCACCGCCACCGCGCCCGGCTCGGCGGGTCCGGCCCCGACGCCTGCGGCCTCGGTGGGGCCAGCCGGTGCGGGGGGTGCCGGTGCGGCCGTGCCCACGTTCCGGGCACCGGTCGTCCCCGACCCGTCAGCCGGGGACGCCACGTCGGTGCTACCGGTGGTGTCGGCTTCCGCACCGCCCGGCCGGTCCCCGGCCGCACCCGGTCCGCGCCGGACGGCCACCGGTACGTCCTATCGTGGCGGCCAGGACCTCGCAAGCGTCGGCTTCGGCGGCGGCACCGACGGGCCGGGGCACTCCACGATCGCCTTCCCGGCCGCCAATCCGGTGGAGAACTCCGGCTCGCTGACCGGGCACATCCTGGCCCAGGGCTGGTCCGACACGCCGACCTCGCGGACCAGGACCACCCGGGTGGTGATCGTGCTGGCCGCCTCGCTGGGGTTGCTGGTGGCGATCAGCGTGCTGGTCGTCCTGCTCGCCGGCGACGTGATGGACGGGCTGGTCGGCGGCATGCTGTCCAAGTGAGATCGGGCCGAGGCTGCGCTCGACGGATGTGCTGCTGGGCGGGCCTGCCGGGCGGGTGAGGACGACCGAGCCGAGGTGAGTCCGCCCACTACCGCCTCGGGATGCACTGGCGGCACCGCCGGATCGCCGTACACTTGTCGGGATCACTGACCTGGCGCGCGTGGCGTGCCCCTGGGCGATCTTGCGGGCGATTCGGCGGCGTACCTCATGCTGCGGCGGGCCATCGCGAAGATGCGCCCCGCTCGAAAGGCATTTCTTGACCACCTCTGTTGACCCCGGCACCATTCCGTCCGCCCACGACCTCCCGACCGGTGACGTCACCGGCACCGACCCGGCCCCGACCGCCCCCGTCGTCGGCTTCGCCGACCTGGGGCTGCCCCGGCAGTTGGTCGACACCCTCGCCCGGCAGGGCATCACCGCCCCGTTCGAGATCCAGCGGGCCACCCTGCCCGACGCCATCGCCGGCCGGGACGTGCTCGGTCGGGGCCAGACCGGCTCCGGCAAGACCCTGGCCTTCGGCCTGGCGGTCATCGCCCGGCTGGCCGAGCGCAACCGGGCCCGGCCGCTGCACCCGCGCGCCCTGGTCCTGGTGCCCACCCGCGAGCTGGCGATGCAGGTCAACGACGCGCTGCTGCCGCTGGGCAAAGCCGTCGGGATCTTCCTCAAGACCGCCGTCGGCGGCGTGCCGTACGACCGGCAGATCGACGCGCTGCGTCGGGGTGTCGAGATCGTCGTAGCCACCCCGGGCCGACTCGGTGACCTGATCAACCGGGGCGTCTGCGTCCTGGACGACGTCGAGGTAACCGTCCTCGACGAGGCCGACCAGATGGCCGACATGGGCTTCCTCCCCGAGGTCACCGAACTGCTCGCCAAGACCCCGGCGAACGCCCAGCGGCTGCTCTTCTCGGCCACCCTGGACGGCGACGTCGACACCCTGGTCAGGCGGTTCATGACCGACCCGGTGACGCACTCCACCGCCCCGTCGACCGCCTCGGTGTCCACCATGGACCACCACCTGCTGCTGATCCCGCCACACGACAAGTTCGCCGTGGCGGCGTCGATCGCGGCCCGCCCCGGCCGGACCATGCTCTTCGCCCGTACCCAGCTCGGCGTGGACCGGCTGGTGGAACAGCTCGGCGCGGTGGGTGTGCGGGCCGGTGGGCTACACGGCGGCAAGACCCAGCGGATGCGCACCAAGACCCTCGCCGAGTTCAAGGAGGGACGGATGAACGTGCTGGTCGCCACCGACGTGGCGGCCCGGGGCATCCACGTCGACGGGGTCTCCCTGGTGCTGCACATCGACCCGCCGAAGGACCCGAAGGACTACCTGCACCGGGCGGGCCGTACCGCTCGGGCCGGCGAGTCCGGCGCGGTGGCCACACTGGTACTGCCCAAGCAGCGGCGGACCACGCTGGCGATGATGGAGAAGGCCGGCGTGGCGCCGGCCGAGACGCGGGTCCGGGTCGGCGACGCGGTGCTTACCGAACTGACCGGTGCCCGCGAGCCCAGCGGCGTCCCGGTCCTGGTACGCGAGGAGCCCGACGCGCGCCGGCACGGCGACCGGCCGCGCCGCTTCGGCGACCGGGACTCCAGGGGCTACGGCGGCAACCGGGACAGCCGGGGTTACGGCGGCAACCGGGACTCCCGGGGCTACGGCGGGGACCGGAGCTACGGTGGCGACCGACCGACCGGGGATCGCCAACCCACCGGTGAGCGCGGTTACCGCGACCGTCCCACCGGCGAGCGCGGCTACAGCGCCCGCCCCGGCGGCGAGCGGGGTTACGGCGACCGTCCCACCGGCGACCGCGGTTACAGCGCCCGCCCCGGCGGCGAGCGCAGCTACGGTGACCGGGCCAGCGAGCGGGGTTACGGCGAGCGCCCCGGCGGCGAGCGGGGCTACGCCGACCGCACCCGGACCGAGCGGGGTTACGGCGACCGCACCGATCGGCGCTTCGGAGACCGGGGCGAGCAGCGGTTCGGCGGCCGGAGCGACCAGCCTTCCGGGGAGCGCCGGTTCGGCAGCGGTGACCCCCGTGGCGGCGACCGGCAGGGCGGGTTCCGCACCGAGGGGCGGGTTCGCGACGACCGACCGCGCGACGACCGGCAGGGTTTCGGCGGCCGGCCGCCGGCGCGTACCCACTGATCCGACGAATCGTCGACGCCGCCCCGGAGCCCACGCTCCGGGGCGGCGTTTCCGCATGGCGCTGCCGGCGGCAGCCGGCTGGCGTAACGTCCGAGCCATGCCGAGGTCACTCTTCTGGAGCCGGACGGACACCGCCGGGGCCGAGCACGCCGTCCTCGACGAC harbors:
- a CDS encoding DEAD/DEAH box helicase — encoded protein: MPSAHDLPTGDVTGTDPAPTAPVVGFADLGLPRQLVDTLARQGITAPFEIQRATLPDAIAGRDVLGRGQTGSGKTLAFGLAVIARLAERNRARPLHPRALVLVPTRELAMQVNDALLPLGKAVGIFLKTAVGGVPYDRQIDALRRGVEIVVATPGRLGDLINRGVCVLDDVEVTVLDEADQMADMGFLPEVTELLAKTPANAQRLLFSATLDGDVDTLVRRFMTDPVTHSTAPSTASVSTMDHHLLLIPPHDKFAVAASIAARPGRTMLFARTQLGVDRLVEQLGAVGVRAGGLHGGKTQRMRTKTLAEFKEGRMNVLVATDVAARGIHVDGVSLVLHIDPPKDPKDYLHRAGRTARAGESGAVATLVLPKQRRTTLAMMEKAGVAPAETRVRVGDAVLTELTGAREPSGVPVLVREEPDARRHGDRPRRFGDRDSRGYGGNRDSRGYGGNRDSRGYGGDRSYGGDRPTGDRQPTGERGYRDRPTGERGYSARPGGERGYGDRPTGDRGYSARPGGERSYGDRASERGYGERPGGERGYADRTRTERGYGDRTDRRFGDRGEQRFGGRSDQPSGERRFGSGDPRGGDRQGGFRTEGRVRDDRPRDDRQGFGGRPPARTH